From Kaistella polysaccharea:
TCTGAAGCAGATTGCGGAAGCATTTGTTTCAAGGCGCTTTTTCCCGGACCCATTCCAGCAATTCCACCATGAACAATTGCTGCTTTTGCCTGCATAATCTGATAGTTTTTCGCTTTATCAGCTTCGTCGTCAATTTGACTTTCTTTTTTGGTGAATGTTTCTACACGGCTCATCCAAGTATGAACACGGTTGCTTCCTATTAAATCGGTTTTTAAAGCAAGAAACATAAAGATTCCGATCATCACAGAAGACAGACCTACAAATCCGAATATGTACTTTTTATCAAGTTGGCCCACAACCATTACGATTAAGGAAACCATTAAAATCATTAAAGCGGTAGATCCATTGTCTTTCGCCACCAAACCGAAAACCAGGAGTACAGGTCCGAAAATGTAAAATATATTTTCAATGGGAAGCCGTTGCCTTTTTATTCTCTTGGTTAAGTACCGACAGAGATAAATAATCAGCATTAAGTAAGCAAAAGAAGACGGTTGGAATGAAATAGGCGTGCCCGGAATCTTTAGCCACCGCGATGCAGATGCGCCGTCAATTGTTTGTCCGGAAACCATTGTTAACAGAAGCAAAACAACCATAAATGCCAGAAGAATGCTGCTGAGTTTTCCAATATGTTCGTATTTGAAAAACCCGACAGCACGCATGATCGCCAAGCCAAGCACTACGAAAAAGGTGTGCTTGATAAGATGGGAAGTGGTGGTTCCGCTGTTTACAATATATTCCAAATTTGAACTCGCCGAATAGACTGGGAATACCGAAAAGAACGAAATCAGTAAGATGACGCTCCACAGCACTTTGTCGCCTTTCAGCAGTTCGAATTTGTTATCGTTGTCCTGCATTTTTAATTGAGGATTTTTTCATTATTTTTTAACACTTCAGTTTTAAACTGGTTTCCGCGATCTTCATAATTTTCGAAAAGATCGAAGCTT
This genomic window contains:
- a CDS encoding FtsW/RodA/SpoVE family cell cycle protein, translated to MQDNDNKFELLKGDKVLWSVILLISFFSVFPVYSASSNLEYIVNSGTTTSHLIKHTFFVVLGLAIMRAVGFFKYEHIGKLSSILLAFMVVLLLLTMVSGQTIDGASASRWLKIPGTPISFQPSSFAYLMLIIYLCRYLTKRIKRQRLPIENIFYIFGPVLLVFGLVAKDNGSTALMILMVSLIVMVVGQLDKKYIFGFVGLSSVMIGIFMFLALKTDLIGSNRVHTWMSRVETFTKKESQIDDEADKAKNYQIMQAKAAIVHGGIAGMGPGKSALKQMLPQSASDFIFAIIVEEYGFIGATILIALYLIMIIRIVMIASKMPAFFGSLLVLSLGTMIFVQLAVNIAVAINLIPVTGQPLPLISYGGTSMLVTYIQLGIILNVSSRIQVYDEEGMGKKQSIEEINDIA